One Bos taurus isolate L1 Dominette 01449 registration number 42190680 breed Hereford chromosome 16, ARS-UCD2.0, whole genome shotgun sequence DNA window includes the following coding sequences:
- the DYRK3 gene encoding dual specificity tyrosine-phosphorylation-regulated kinase 3, with amino-acid sequence MGGTARGPGRKDEGPPGAALPPQQRRLGDGVYDTFMMIDETKCPPCSNVPCNPSEPPLPRRLNITTEHLTRDPTQRFLNGGEMKVEQLFQDFSNRRADNLQSDGVNDSEKCSPTASQGKSSDSLNTVKSSSSSKASKAVPLTPEQALKQYKHHLTAYEKLEIVNYPEIYFVGPNAKKRHGVIGGPNNGGYDDADGSYIHVPRDHLAYRYEVLKIIGKGSFGQVARVYDHKLRQYVALKMVRNEKRFHRQAAEEIRILEHLKKQDKTGSMNVIHMLESFTFRNHVCMAFELLSIDLYELIKKNKFQGFSIQLVRKFAQSILQSLDALHKNKIIHCDLKPENILLKQHGRSATKVIDFGSSCFEYQKLYTYIQSRFYRAPEIILGSRYSTPIDIWSFGCILAELLTGQPLFPGEDEGDQLACMMELLGMPPAKLLEQSKRAKYFINSKGLPRYCSVTTQADGRAVLVGGRSRRGKKRGPPGSKDWVMALKGCEDYLFIEFLKRCLHWDPSARLTPAQALRHPWISKSVPRPLTIEKVSGKRVVNPANAFQGLGSKLPPVVGIANKLKANLMSETSGGMPLCSVLPKLIN; translated from the exons ATGGGAGGCACGGCTCGCGGGCCCGGGCGGAAGGATGAGGGGCCGCCGGGGGCCGCACTCCCGCCGCAGCAGCGGAG ATTGGGGGATGGTGTCTATGATACCTTCATGATGATAGATGAAACCAAATGCCCACCCTGTTCAAATGTACCCTGCAATCCTTCTGAACCACCTCTACCCAGAAGACTAAAT ATCACCACTGAGCATTTAACAAGAGATCCTACTCAACGCTTCCTGAATGGAGGCGAGATGAAGGTAGAACAGCTATTTCAAGACTTCAGCAACAGAAGAGCTGACAACCTTCAGTCGGATGGTGTCAACGACTCTGAAAAATGCTCTCCCACCGCTTCTCAGGGTAAAAGTTCGGATAGTTTGAATACAGTGAAATCCAGCAGCTCATCCAAAGCATCCAAAGCGGTGCCTCTGACTCCAGAACAGGCCCTGAAGCAATATAAGCATCACCTCACTGCTTATGAGAAGCTGGAAATTGTCAATTATCCAGAAATTTACTTTGTGGGTCCAAATGCCAAAAAAAGACATGGAGTTATTGGTGGTCCTAATAACGGCGGGTATGACGATGCAGATGGGTCCTATATTCACGTGCCTCGAGACCATCTAGCTTATCGATATGAGGTGCTGAAAATTATTGGCAAGGGCAGTTTTGGGCAGGTAGCCCGGGTCTATGATCACAAACTTCGACAGTACGTGGCCCTGAAGATGGTGCGCAATGAAAAGCGCTTCCATCGCCAAGCGGCAGAGGAGATCCGGATTTTggagcatcttaaaaagcaggaTAAAACCGGTAGCATGAACGTGATTCACATGCTAGAAAGTTTCACATTCCGGAACCATGTTTGCATGGCCTTTGAATTGCTGAGCATAGACCTTTATgagctcattaaaaaaaacaagttcCAGGGCTTTAGCATCCAGTTAGTTCGCAAGTTCGCTCAATCCATCTTGCAATCCTTGGATGCGCTCCACAAAAACAAGATCATTCACTGTGACCTAAAGCCAGAAAACATTCTCCTGAAACAGCATGGGCGCAGCGCAACCAAGGTCATTGACTTTGGCTCCAGCTGTTTCGAGTACCAGAAGCTGTACACTTACATCCAGTCTCGGTTTTACAGAGCTCCGGAGATCATCCTGGGAAGCCGCTACAGCACACCCATCGACATATGGAGTTTTGGCTGCATCCTTGCAGAACTTTTAACAGGACAGCCGCTCTTCCCTGGAGAGGATGAAGGAGACCAGCTGGCCTGTATGATGGAACTTCTGGGGATGCCACCAGCAAAACTTCTGGAACAATCCAAACGTGCCAAGTACTTTATTAACTCCAAGGGCCTGCCTCGCTACTGTTCTGTGACCACGCAGGCCGATGGGAGGGCTGTGCTTGTGGGAGGTCGTTCGCGGAGGGGTAAGAAGCGGGGTCCCCCAGGCAGCAAAGATTGGGTGATGGCACTGAAAGGGTGTGAGGACTACTTATTTATAGAGTTTCTGAAAAGATGCCTCCACTGGGACCCCTCTGCCCGCTTGACCCCGGCTCAAGCATTAAGACACCCTTGGATTAGCAAATCTGTTCCTAGACCTCTCACCATTGAAAAGGTGTCAGGCAAACGGGTAGTAAATCCTGCAAATGCTTTCCAGGGCCTGGGTTCCAAGTTGCCTCCAGTTGTAGGAATAGCCAATAAGCTCAAAGCTAATTTAATGTCAGAGACGAGTGGTGGTATGCCTCTGTGCAGTGTATTGCCAAAGCTGATTAACTGA
- the DYRK3 gene encoding dual specificity tyrosine-phosphorylation-regulated kinase 3 isoform X1, giving the protein MMIDETKCPPCSNVPCNPSEPPLPRRLNITTEHLTRDPTQRFLNGGEMKVEQLFQDFSNRRADNLQSDGVNDSEKCSPTASQGKSSDSLNTVKSSSSSKASKAVPLTPEQALKQYKHHLTAYEKLEIVNYPEIYFVGPNAKKRHGVIGGPNNGGYDDADGSYIHVPRDHLAYRYEVLKIIGKGSFGQVARVYDHKLRQYVALKMVRNEKRFHRQAAEEIRILEHLKKQDKTGSMNVIHMLESFTFRNHVCMAFELLSIDLYELIKKNKFQGFSIQLVRKFAQSILQSLDALHKNKIIHCDLKPENILLKQHGRSATKVIDFGSSCFEYQKLYTYIQSRFYRAPEIILGSRYSTPIDIWSFGCILAELLTGQPLFPGEDEGDQLACMMELLGMPPAKLLEQSKRAKYFINSKGLPRYCSVTTQADGRAVLVGGRSRRGKKRGPPGSKDWVMALKGCEDYLFIEFLKRCLHWDPSARLTPAQALRHPWISKSVPRPLTIEKVSGKRVVNPANAFQGLGSKLPPVVGIANKLKANLMSETSGGMPLCSVLPKLIN; this is encoded by the exons ATGATGATAGATGAAACCAAATGCCCACCCTGTTCAAATGTACCCTGCAATCCTTCTGAACCACCTCTACCCAGAAGACTAAAT ATCACCACTGAGCATTTAACAAGAGATCCTACTCAACGCTTCCTGAATGGAGGCGAGATGAAGGTAGAACAGCTATTTCAAGACTTCAGCAACAGAAGAGCTGACAACCTTCAGTCGGATGGTGTCAACGACTCTGAAAAATGCTCTCCCACCGCTTCTCAGGGTAAAAGTTCGGATAGTTTGAATACAGTGAAATCCAGCAGCTCATCCAAAGCATCCAAAGCGGTGCCTCTGACTCCAGAACAGGCCCTGAAGCAATATAAGCATCACCTCACTGCTTATGAGAAGCTGGAAATTGTCAATTATCCAGAAATTTACTTTGTGGGTCCAAATGCCAAAAAAAGACATGGAGTTATTGGTGGTCCTAATAACGGCGGGTATGACGATGCAGATGGGTCCTATATTCACGTGCCTCGAGACCATCTAGCTTATCGATATGAGGTGCTGAAAATTATTGGCAAGGGCAGTTTTGGGCAGGTAGCCCGGGTCTATGATCACAAACTTCGACAGTACGTGGCCCTGAAGATGGTGCGCAATGAAAAGCGCTTCCATCGCCAAGCGGCAGAGGAGATCCGGATTTTggagcatcttaaaaagcaggaTAAAACCGGTAGCATGAACGTGATTCACATGCTAGAAAGTTTCACATTCCGGAACCATGTTTGCATGGCCTTTGAATTGCTGAGCATAGACCTTTATgagctcattaaaaaaaacaagttcCAGGGCTTTAGCATCCAGTTAGTTCGCAAGTTCGCTCAATCCATCTTGCAATCCTTGGATGCGCTCCACAAAAACAAGATCATTCACTGTGACCTAAAGCCAGAAAACATTCTCCTGAAACAGCATGGGCGCAGCGCAACCAAGGTCATTGACTTTGGCTCCAGCTGTTTCGAGTACCAGAAGCTGTACACTTACATCCAGTCTCGGTTTTACAGAGCTCCGGAGATCATCCTGGGAAGCCGCTACAGCACACCCATCGACATATGGAGTTTTGGCTGCATCCTTGCAGAACTTTTAACAGGACAGCCGCTCTTCCCTGGAGAGGATGAAGGAGACCAGCTGGCCTGTATGATGGAACTTCTGGGGATGCCACCAGCAAAACTTCTGGAACAATCCAAACGTGCCAAGTACTTTATTAACTCCAAGGGCCTGCCTCGCTACTGTTCTGTGACCACGCAGGCCGATGGGAGGGCTGTGCTTGTGGGAGGTCGTTCGCGGAGGGGTAAGAAGCGGGGTCCCCCAGGCAGCAAAGATTGGGTGATGGCACTGAAAGGGTGTGAGGACTACTTATTTATAGAGTTTCTGAAAAGATGCCTCCACTGGGACCCCTCTGCCCGCTTGACCCCGGCTCAAGCATTAAGACACCCTTGGATTAGCAAATCTGTTCCTAGACCTCTCACCATTGAAAAGGTGTCAGGCAAACGGGTAGTAAATCCTGCAAATGCTTTCCAGGGCCTGGGTTCCAAGTTGCCTCCAGTTGTAGGAATAGCCAATAAGCTCAAAGCTAATTTAATGTCAGAGACGAGTGGTGGTATGCCTCTGTGCAGTGTATTGCCAAAGCTGATTAACTGA